Proteins from a single region of Vicinamibacteria bacterium:
- a CDS encoding hemolysin family protein: MTIFIVSVMTVLTVSALCSLTEAALYSVRLPYVRHLVESGSRSGKLLQKFKHNMERPIAAILILNTAANTAGASIAGAQASRLFGETVLIGFSIGFTLSVLFFSEIVPKILGVAYSRPIAHHLAIPLNAILILLHPLLQLVEVMSKRIKPKGPIIAFPEDEVRQMAMLSAEEGSILKSEADLVKNALALDQVTARDIMTPRTVVQKLSDDTTVREASTDIKDWTFSRIPIYSAEDPEKWVGVVLSRDILTALAHDEFDKKLGSLARPLDFVHEKTRGHVLLRNFLKSRRHLSGVVDEYGSVVGIVSLEDILESVLGQEIMDEVDITADLQELAKRRGRRSRAEDSDGPTN; the protein is encoded by the coding sequence ATGACGATTTTCATCGTGTCCGTTATGACCGTGTTGACGGTCTCGGCGTTATGCTCCCTCACCGAGGCTGCGCTCTACTCCGTGAGACTTCCCTACGTTCGGCACCTCGTCGAGTCCGGAAGTCGTTCGGGGAAGCTCCTTCAGAAGTTCAAACACAACATGGAACGTCCGATCGCCGCGATCCTGATCCTCAACACCGCCGCCAACACTGCGGGTGCGTCGATCGCCGGCGCCCAGGCCAGTCGTCTCTTCGGGGAAACAGTCCTCATCGGCTTCTCGATCGGGTTCACACTCTCGGTGCTCTTCTTCTCGGAGATCGTTCCCAAGATCCTTGGCGTGGCATACAGCCGACCGATCGCCCATCATCTCGCCATTCCTCTGAACGCCATCCTGATCCTGTTGCACCCCCTTCTGCAACTCGTCGAGGTGATGTCCAAGCGCATCAAGCCCAAGGGACCCATCATCGCCTTTCCCGAGGACGAGGTCCGTCAAATGGCTATGCTCAGCGCGGAGGAGGGCAGCATTCTGAAGTCCGAGGCCGACCTCGTGAAAAACGCGCTCGCGCTCGACCAGGTCACGGCCCGGGATATCATGACGCCGCGAACCGTAGTGCAGAAGTTGTCCGACGACACCACCGTCAGAGAGGCTTCGACCGATATCAAGGACTGGACGTTCTCGCGGATTCCCATCTATTCCGCAGAGGATCCGGAGAAATGGGTTGGCGTCGTTCTATCCCGAGACATCCTGACCGCGCTCGCCCACGATGAGTTCGACAAGAAGCTGGGTAGCCTGGCCAGGCCCCTCGACTTCGTCCACGAAAAGACGCGTGGCCACGTCCTCCTGAGGAACTTTCTCAAATCGCGACGGCATTTGTCGGGAGTCGTGGATGAGTACGGAAGCGTCGTCGGGATTGTCTCGCTCGAGGATATCCTGGAATCTGTGCTGGGTCAGGAGATCATGGACGAGGTCGACATCACCGCCGACCTCCAGGAGCTCGCGAAACGCAGAGGCCGACGGAGTCGCGCGGAGGACTCGGATGGTCCGACCAACTGA
- a CDS encoding D-alanine--D-alanine ligase yields the protein MKIAIVYNRNSKSVINLFGMPNREKIGMQTIKRLADALKGGGHQVVALEGDKDIIERLEEFMPRVVKGERPGLVFNVSYGIQGQARYTHVPSILEMVGIPYVASGPLAHTLALDKVVTKMILRQHDLPTPEFAVLQDPDAPIPEMTYPVIVKPKNEAVSFGLKVCKNEKETRDGAGVIFKEFGQAVLIEQFIGGREINVGILGNNPPEAFPPVQLDFGAGPGIYTYEDKTGRSGRSIGHICPAPIGDELTARAKDVSVKAFKALGLYDCCRVDMRLDGRGNLYILEVNSLPSLGEHGSYLVGAAAVGLDFPAFVNRLVEVASARYFGTPEPPTFDDKTKDPSAHAFSFITQRRDELEKRLRGWVAETSRTLDPVGLQQAWQRAGKLFEELGMKPVKELTDEPEVATWETVRGFEGGTLLVAHVDIPIDVDFAPPVFRRDPEWLYGEGVGSRACLVSLEFALRNLRSLRKLRTSRIGVLFYFDEGFDARSSAQRIREASGLAKQVLVLRPGIVGDLMVVKRRGQRRYRLTVEGEPNRIGRASKRPEALRWTWQKLEQCAKLSTHMSRVSVSTTEVKSDRLPMRVPHRVTVSIVLTFPDDKAASLLEERMRGILGKGGLKWDLKLIAHRPAMPERRSGLRLAKQLENVAADWEIPLARTTSGWPSVAGLVPARTATICGIGPVSRDLRTPDEAVQRISLVQRTLLLADFLAREEAKASG from the coding sequence ATGAAGATCGCCATCGTGTACAACCGCAACAGCAAGAGCGTGATCAACCTCTTCGGGATGCCGAACCGCGAGAAGATCGGGATGCAGACCATCAAGCGGCTCGCTGATGCGTTGAAGGGCGGCGGGCATCAGGTCGTAGCCCTCGAAGGCGACAAGGACATCATCGAGCGTCTCGAGGAATTCATGCCGCGGGTCGTGAAGGGGGAGCGCCCCGGCTTGGTCTTCAACGTTTCGTACGGCATCCAGGGGCAGGCGCGCTATACTCACGTACCCAGCATCCTGGAGATGGTCGGCATTCCCTATGTGGCCTCGGGCCCGCTCGCGCACACGCTCGCGCTCGACAAGGTCGTCACCAAGATGATTTTGCGCCAGCACGATCTTCCCACGCCGGAGTTCGCCGTGCTGCAGGATCCCGATGCCCCGATTCCCGAGATGACTTATCCCGTGATCGTCAAGCCGAAGAACGAGGCGGTCTCGTTCGGCCTCAAAGTCTGCAAGAACGAGAAGGAGACTCGAGACGGAGCGGGGGTGATATTCAAAGAGTTCGGCCAGGCGGTGCTGATCGAGCAGTTCATCGGGGGACGCGAGATCAACGTCGGCATACTGGGAAACAATCCGCCCGAAGCGTTCCCCCCGGTTCAGCTCGATTTCGGCGCTGGTCCAGGTATCTATACCTATGAGGACAAGACCGGCCGAAGCGGGCGGAGCATCGGGCACATCTGTCCCGCACCAATCGGTGACGAGCTCACCGCGCGCGCCAAGGACGTTTCGGTGAAGGCGTTCAAGGCGCTCGGGCTGTACGACTGTTGCCGCGTCGACATGCGGCTCGACGGCCGTGGCAATCTCTACATACTCGAAGTCAACAGCCTTCCCAGTCTGGGAGAGCACGGCTCGTATCTCGTGGGCGCCGCAGCGGTCGGGCTCGATTTTCCCGCATTCGTCAATCGACTCGTCGAAGTCGCGAGCGCTCGCTATTTCGGTACGCCCGAGCCTCCCACCTTCGATGACAAAACGAAGGATCCCTCGGCTCACGCTTTTTCTTTCATCACCCAGAGACGCGACGAGCTGGAGAAGCGTTTGCGCGGATGGGTGGCCGAGACCAGCCGTACGTTGGATCCCGTGGGCCTGCAACAGGCGTGGCAGCGCGCGGGAAAGCTCTTCGAGGAGCTGGGGATGAAACCGGTGAAGGAGCTGACGGACGAGCCCGAGGTTGCGACCTGGGAGACGGTGCGCGGCTTCGAAGGAGGGACGCTCCTCGTGGCCCACGTCGACATCCCGATCGACGTGGACTTCGCCCCGCCTGTTTTTCGCCGAGACCCCGAGTGGCTCTACGGTGAAGGAGTGGGCTCACGGGCGTGCCTCGTAAGTCTCGAGTTCGCTCTCAGGAACCTCCGGAGCTTGAGGAAGCTCCGGACGTCTCGCATCGGAGTCCTCTTCTACTTCGACGAAGGTTTCGATGCGCGGAGCAGCGCCCAGAGAATCCGCGAGGCCTCGGGCCTGGCGAAGCAAGTGCTCGTGCTTCGACCGGGAATCGTCGGAGATCTGATGGTCGTCAAACGCCGGGGACAGCGAAGGTACCGATTGACCGTCGAGGGTGAGCCCAATCGCATCGGTCGCGCCTCGAAGCGGCCGGAGGCGCTCCGGTGGACCTGGCAGAAGCTCGAGCAGTGCGCCAAGCTTTCGACCCACATGAGCCGGGTTTCCGTATCCACGACCGAGGTCAAATCGGATCGGCTACCGATGCGCGTCCCTCACCGAGTCACTGTGAGTATCGTGCTCACTTTTCCCGACGACAAGGCCGCCTCCCTGCTGGAGGAGAGAATGCGCGGGATCCTCGGCAAGGGGGGCCTGAAGTGGGATCTCAAGCTCATCGCCCACAGGCCGGCCATGCCGGAACGACGTTCCGGACTGCGTCTCGCCAAGCAACTGGAGAACGTTGCCGCCGACTGGGAGATTCCTCTGGCGCGAACGACCTCGGGATGGCCGTCCGTGGCGGGACTCGTACCGGCAAGAACGGCGACGATCTGCGGCATCGGCCCGGTGTCACGCGACCTCAGAACGCCCGACGAAGCCGTGCAGCGGATCAGCCTCGTCCAGCGGACTCTGCTCCTCGCGGATTTCCTCGCTCGCGAAGAGGCAAAGGCGTCAGGTTGA